A region of Lacinutrix sp. Hel_I_90 DNA encodes the following proteins:
- a CDS encoding HAD family phosphatase: protein MHKAVLFDMDGVIVDTEPLHKKAYYMMFNHYNIAVSDTLFQSFTGQSTINVCKQVCSVFNLEHPAEVLVSKKREYFKALFFNDPDLKLIDGVLDLIKNYYNNGLTLVLASSASMTTIDNVFTRFDLDQYFKAKISGADLKASKPHPEIFEKAAELSGFKKQECMVIEDSTNGIKAAKAAGIYCIGFDSFHSKNQDYSLADKVITNFLSIHIN, encoded by the coding sequence ATGCATAAAGCTGTTTTATTTGACATGGATGGTGTGATTGTAGATACAGAACCACTGCACAAAAAAGCGTATTATATGATGTTTAATCATTATAATATCGCTGTCTCAGACACACTCTTTCAGAGCTTTACAGGACAATCTACAATCAATGTGTGCAAACAGGTTTGCTCGGTTTTCAATTTAGAGCATCCAGCAGAAGTGCTTGTGAGTAAAAAACGGGAGTACTTTAAAGCCTTATTTTTTAATGATCCCGATTTAAAACTTATTGATGGTGTTTTAGACTTGATAAAGAATTATTATAATAATGGCTTAACCCTAGTCTTAGCCTCTTCTGCTTCTATGACTACGATTGATAATGTATTTACGCGCTTTGATTTAGATCAATATTTTAAGGCTAAAATAAGTGGTGCCGATTTAAAAGCCTCGAAACCACATCCTGAAATTTTTGAAAAAGCGGCTGAGCTTTCAGGTTTTAAAAAACAGGAATGTATGGTCATTGAAGATTCTACGAATGGTATAAAAGCGGCAAAAGCAGCAGGCATTTATTGTATTGGATTTGATAGTTTTCATTCTAAAAACCAGGATTATTCACTTGCAGATAAGGTGATTACTAATTTTTTATCTATTCATATAAACTAA
- a CDS encoding zinc-dependent peptidase translates to MIYIFIFILLVAFVIYAFTKVKTKKAAIFPNHWHPSLLKHVLFYKNLSESKQADFKKRIMLFLSEIHIEGVKTEIDELDKILIASSGVIPVFGFPNWSYNNLSGIIVYPDAFDEDLQFAAANKNRKIWGMVGTGRFENQMILSRKAIRQAFSNKTDKQNTPIHEFVHLLDKMDNNIDGIPDYFVGKAFIEPWLELMHKEMEAINKDDSDIRTYGGTSQAEFFAVASEYFFERPKLFEQKHPELYKMLSLCFQQPKTI, encoded by the coding sequence ATGATTTATATATTTATTTTTATTCTTTTAGTAGCCTTTGTTATATATGCGTTTACCAAGGTTAAGACTAAAAAAGCAGCCATTTTCCCAAACCATTGGCATCCTAGTTTGTTAAAGCATGTGTTGTTTTATAAAAACCTTTCAGAATCAAAACAAGCAGATTTCAAGAAGCGAATCATGCTGTTTCTAAGCGAAATTCATATTGAAGGTGTTAAAACGGAGATTGATGAACTAGATAAAATACTTATTGCATCAAGCGGCGTTATACCTGTTTTTGGTTTCCCAAATTGGAGCTATAATAATCTCTCTGGTATTATAGTATATCCCGATGCTTTTGATGAAGATTTACAGTTTGCTGCCGCTAATAAAAACAGAAAAATATGGGGTATGGTTGGTACAGGCCGTTTTGAAAATCAGATGATTTTATCTCGAAAAGCCATTAGACAGGCTTTTAGTAACAAAACCGATAAACAAAACACACCAATACATGAATTTGTGCATTTACTAGATAAAATGGATAATAATATAGACGGTATTCCGGATTATTTTGTGGGTAAAGCATTTATTGAACCCTGGTTGGAATTAATGCACAAAGAAATGGAAGCGATTAATAAGGATGATTCAGATATTAGAACCTACGGTGGTACAAGTCAGGCTGAGTTTTTTGCTGTAGCTTCAGAGTATTTCTTTGAACGCCCCAAGCTTTTTGAACAGAAACATCCAGAGTTGTATAAGATGTTATCGCTTTGTTTTCAGCAGCCAAAAACCATATGA
- a CDS encoding Crp/Fnr family transcriptional regulator yields MLENLKSQYGYLFEDELLQEIEKVGSYKEVPEDFMLIDIGQKIKAMPLLLSGAIKILREDEKGDELILYFIEQGDTCAMTITCCIGDKKSEIRAIAETQTKLIMIPVEKMSEWMGKYKSWQNFILQSYHERLMEMLETIDNIAFLKMDERLLKYLRDKAKVNHNDCLQTTHQEIANDLHTSRVVISRLLKALENNKQIQLQRNFIKIIDL; encoded by the coding sequence ATGCTAGAAAACCTTAAATCACAATATGGCTATTTGTTTGAAGATGAATTGCTTCAGGAAATCGAAAAAGTAGGGAGCTATAAAGAAGTTCCAGAAGACTTTATGCTCATTGATATCGGACAAAAAATAAAAGCCATGCCTTTATTATTGTCAGGAGCAATTAAAATTCTTCGTGAAGATGAAAAGGGAGATGAACTTATTCTTTATTTTATAGAACAAGGTGACACCTGTGCTATGACGATAACCTGTTGCATAGGAGATAAAAAAAGTGAAATTAGAGCCATTGCTGAAACACAGACAAAGCTTATTATGATACCTGTTGAAAAAATGAGTGAATGGATGGGTAAGTATAAAAGCTGGCAAAATTTTATACTCCAAAGCTACCACGAAAGACTTATGGAGATGCTTGAAACTATCGATAATATTGCCTTTCTTAAAATGGATGAACGCTTACTTAAATATTTAAGAGATAAAGCCAAAGTAAACCACAACGATTGTTTACAAACAACACACCAAGAGATTGCAAATGACTTACATACCTCTAGAGTTGTTATTTCCAGATTGCTAAAAGCCCTAGAAAACAATAAACAAATACAATTACAACGTAACTTTATTAAAATAATAGATTTGTAA
- a CDS encoding sulfite exporter TauE/SafE family protein → MNTIEIFGYFGAILIGILLGLIGGGGSILAVPVLAYLFSVNEKVATAYSLFIVGSSALFGGIKQHYKGYVDWRTAVVFGIPAIIGVTLVRHYLVPVLPNVLFSIYDFEFTRRMGMFGLFAILMIPAAISMLKKDKEREITGAIKYNYVLILIEGLVVGGITGFIGAGGGFLIIPALVILANVKMKIAVGTSLIIIAFKSLLGFFLGDAFTMTIDWEFLIVFTVLSLIGIVIGSYLSNFVDGKKLKKGFGYFILVMAIFIFYIEFFVNH, encoded by the coding sequence ATGAATACAATAGAAATTTTTGGATATTTCGGAGCAATACTAATAGGAATTCTATTAGGGTTAATAGGTGGCGGTGGCTCTATTTTAGCCGTTCCGGTGTTGGCCTATTTATTTTCGGTAAATGAAAAAGTGGCGACCGCATATTCGCTGTTCATTGTAGGCTCAAGTGCTTTGTTTGGCGGAATAAAACAACATTATAAAGGCTATGTAGATTGGCGAACGGCTGTTGTGTTTGGAATTCCAGCTATTATAGGGGTAACCTTAGTGCGCCATTACCTTGTTCCTGTGTTGCCTAATGTGCTATTTAGTATATACGATTTTGAGTTCACTAGGCGCATGGGCATGTTCGGTCTCTTTGCCATTTTAATGATTCCTGCTGCCATTTCCATGTTAAAAAAGGACAAGGAAAGAGAAATAACTGGTGCAATAAAATACAATTACGTACTTATTTTAATTGAAGGTTTAGTTGTTGGAGGAATAACAGGATTCATAGGCGCAGGCGGTGGCTTTTTAATCATTCCTGCACTGGTGATCTTAGCGAATGTAAAAATGAAAATCGCTGTGGGTACGTCTCTTATTATCATTGCCTTTAAATCCTTACTAGGTTTCTTTTTAGGAGATGCATTTACCATGACTATAGATTGGGAATTTCTAATAGTATTTACGGTATTATCGCTAATAGGTATTGTTATAGGAAGCTATTTAAGCAACTTCGTCGACGGAAAAAAGCTAAAAAAAGGCTTTGGCTATTTTATATTAGTAATGGCCATTTTCATTTTTTATATTGAATTTTTTGTAAACCACTAA
- a CDS encoding rhodanese-like domain-containing protein — MKIEQIYTGCLAQGAYYIESEGEVAIIDPLREVKDYIAQAEENNAKIKYIFETHFHADFVSGHVTLSKETGAPIVYGPTAKPSFDAIIATDGQEFKLGKITIKALHTPGHTMESTTYLLKDENGKDHAIFSGDTLFLGDVGRPDLAQKAANMTMEDLAGLSFDSLRNKIMPLADDVIVYPGHGAGSACGKNMMKETVDTLGNQKQMNYALRADMTKEEFVKEVTEGLLPPPKYFPLNVKMNKEGYAHIDDVIAKGAQALSSDDFEAAANETEALVLDVRHQSDFVKGHIPRSIFIGLKGGFAPWVGALIADVKQPLLLVVDEGNEEEAITRLSRVGFDNTIGYLKGGFAAWKSSGKQTDDLLSISAETFKDRLEANKDIPVFDVRKEGEFIAGHIEGANFTPLDDLNKYLSEFPEEEPFYMHCAGGYRSVIAASILKSRGIHNMIDIAGGMGAIKQVGIPVSDFVCPSTLKK, encoded by the coding sequence ATGAAAATAGAACAAATATATACAGGTTGTTTAGCGCAAGGCGCATATTATATAGAGAGTGAAGGGGAAGTAGCAATCATAGACCCGTTGCGAGAAGTTAAAGATTACATTGCTCAAGCGGAAGAGAATAACGCCAAAATAAAATACATTTTTGAGACGCATTTTCATGCCGATTTTGTAAGTGGGCATGTAACGCTCTCTAAAGAAACAGGTGCGCCAATAGTTTATGGTCCAACAGCAAAGCCATCGTTTGATGCCATTATTGCTACAGATGGACAGGAGTTTAAATTAGGGAAAATAACCATTAAAGCGTTGCATACACCTGGACATACCATGGAAAGCACGACCTATCTTCTAAAGGATGAAAACGGAAAAGATCATGCTATTTTTAGTGGCGATACGCTGTTCTTAGGAGATGTTGGGCGACCAGATTTGGCCCAAAAAGCGGCAAATATGACTATGGAGGATTTAGCTGGTTTGTCTTTTGATAGTTTGCGAAATAAAATCATGCCTTTGGCAGATGATGTTATTGTGTATCCTGGACATGGTGCCGGTTCTGCCTGTGGAAAGAATATGATGAAAGAAACGGTAGATACTCTAGGCAACCAGAAGCAAATGAATTATGCCTTACGTGCCGATATGACTAAAGAAGAATTTGTAAAAGAGGTGACCGAAGGCTTGTTACCACCACCAAAATACTTCCCGCTAAATGTAAAAATGAATAAGGAAGGCTACGCGCATATTGATGATGTCATTGCTAAAGGCGCACAAGCACTATCTTCAGACGACTTTGAGGCTGCGGCAAATGAAACGGAAGCCTTAGTATTAGATGTACGTCATCAATCAGATTTTGTAAAAGGACATATTCCACGGTCTATTTTTATTGGTCTTAAAGGGGGCTTTGCACCCTGGGTTGGGGCTTTAATCGCAGATGTAAAACAGCCCTTATTATTAGTGGTTGATGAAGGGAATGAAGAAGAAGCAATTACACGGTTATCACGTGTTGGTTTTGATAATACAATTGGTTATTTAAAAGGTGGTTTTGCGGCCTGGAAAAGCTCAGGAAAACAAACAGATGATCTATTGTCTATTTCAGCTGAAACTTTTAAAGACAGACTTGAAGCCAATAAAGATATCCCTGTATTTGATGTTAGAAAAGAAGGTGAATTTATTGCGGGTCATATAGAAGGTGCAAATTTCACGCCTTTAGATGATTTGAATAAGTATTTGAGTGAGTTTCCAGAAGAAGAACCCTTTTATATGCATTGTGCTGGTGGTTATCGATCGGTAATTGCAGCTTCAATTTTAAAAAGTCGGGGCATTCATAACATGATTGATATTGCAGGAGGTATGGGAGCTATTAAGCAAGTAGGTATTCCGGTTTCAGACTTCGTTTGTCCATCAACACTAAAAAAATAA